In Pristiophorus japonicus isolate sPriJap1 chromosome 2, sPriJap1.hap1, whole genome shotgun sequence, one genomic interval encodes:
- the purg gene encoding transcriptional regulator protein Pur-beta has product MANRDDEDDGRPADAILTAPLDTRPSPLPPEETAVEEQEEEKEQEAAAAAAAVPADDDDEEEQEEETPPSPPQRPDVRDAASPLPVAPAPAPPLMLETQELASKRLDIQNKRFYLDVKQNAKGRFLKIAEVGSGGHKSRLTVSMGVAAEMRGYLGDFIEHYAQLGPSGGGVSLGSGDASSRRRPPPPPPPPPPPQAPPPAQREDDHQQQQPPPQRVLKSEYLVRENRKYYLDLKENQRGRFLRIRQTMSRGPGWGYSGQGQGQSIALPAQGLIEFRDALARLLEDYGGDGAGGAADDPAAPLVSPELPEGTSVPVDNKRFFFDVGSNRYGVFLRVSEVKPSYRHSITVPYKAWARFGDNFLKYAEEMRAIQERRRDRRAELTRDTTAESEEEEEED; this is encoded by the coding sequence ATGGCGAACAGAGACGACGAAGACGACGGCAGACCGGCCGACGCCATCCTAACCGCGCCGCTGGACACCCGTCCGTCTCCTCTACCACCCGAAGAAACGGCTGTAGAAGAGCAAGAGGAGGAGAAAGAAcaagaagcagcagcagcagcagcagcggtaccagcagatgatgatgatgaggaggagcaggaggaggagacgcCGCCATCACCGCCGCAGCGTCCCGACGTGAGGGACGCCGCCAGCCCGCTGCCCGTtgcccccgctcccgccccgccgcTGATGCTGGAGACCCAGGAGCTGGCCTCCAAGCGGCTGGACATCCAAAACAAGCGCTTCTACCTGGACGTCAAGCAGAACGCCAAGGGCCGCTTCCTGAAGATCGCCGAGGTGGGCTCGGGCGGCCACAAGAGCCGCCTCACCGTCTCCATGGGGGTGGCAGCCGAGATGCGCGGCTACCTGGGCGACTTCATAGAGCACTACGCGCAGTTGGGGCCCAGCGGCGGAGGAGTGAGCCTGGGCAGCGGAGACGCCAGCTCCCGGAGGCGGCCGccgccgccgcctcctcctccGCCACCTCCCCAAGCCCCGCCGCCGGCCCAGCGGGAAGACGACCACCAGCAGCAACAGCCGCCGCCGCAGCGGGTGCTGAAGAGCGAGTACCTGGTGCGGGAGAACCGCAAGTACTACCTGGACCTGAAGGAGAACCAGCGCGGCCGTTTCCTGCGCATCCGTCAGACCATGAGCCGCGGCCCCGGCTGGGGTTACTCGGGCCAGGGCCAGGGCCAAAGCATCGCCCTGCCCGCCCAGGGCCTAATCGAGTTCCGGGACGCCTTGGCCAGGCTGCTGGAGGATTACGGGGGCGACGGGGCGGGAGGGGCGGCGGACGACCCTGCAGCGCCCCTCGTGTCGCCCGAACTGCCCGAGGGCACCTCGGTGCCGGTCGACAACAAGCGCTTCTTCTTCGACGTCGGCTCCAACCGCTACGGGGTCTTCCTGCGGGTGAGCGAGGTGAAGCCGTCCTACCGCCACTCCATCACCGTCCCATACAAGGCCTGGGCCCGCTTCGGCGACAACTTCCTCAAGTACGCCGAGGAGATGAGGGCGATCCAGGAGAGACGCCGGGACAGGAGGGCCGAGCTGACCAGAGACACCACCGCAGAaagtgaagaggaggaggaggaagattga